The following are encoded in a window of Amaranthus tricolor cultivar Red isolate AtriRed21 chromosome 2, ASM2621246v1, whole genome shotgun sequence genomic DNA:
- the LOC130806969 gene encoding protein EXORDIUM-like 3, translating into MKPQIHHFLCSIFLLLQLFSVNSWRPWPNTITNITSRTSHTAADLEFGSSKKFEGSSEFVDLKYHMGPVMTSSITVHIIWYGKWLPSQKRIIREFINSISDESVPAPSVAGWWKTVQLYTDQTGANISRVVRIGSEKNDRFYSHGKSLTRLSVQSVIKSFITARTKPLPINPKNGIYLLLTGPDVYVQDFCQQVCGFHYFTFPSIVGYTLPYAWVGNSAKLCPGVCAYPFAVPTYIPGLKPMKAPNGDIGVEGMISVIAHEIAELATNPLVNAWYAGPDPIAPVEIADLCEGIYGTGGGGSYTGQLSEGHDGATFNMNGIRRRFLVQWVWNHVVNYCTGPNALDQ; encoded by the coding sequence atgaaaccTCAAATCCACCATTTTCTCTGTTCCATCTTTCTCCTCCTCCAACTATTTTCTGTAAACTCCTGGCGCCCATGGCCGAACACCATAACCAACATTACCAGCCGTACATCTCATACTGCTGCTGATTTAGAATTCGGATCCTCCAAAAAGTTTGAAGGATCTTCCGAATTTGTGGACCTTAAGTACCACATGGGTCCGGTAATGACATCAAGTATCACCGTTCATATAATCTGGTATGGTAAATGGTTACCGTCTCAGAAACGGATCATCCGAGAGTTTATCAACTCAATTTCGGATGAATCCGTTCCAGCACCTTCTGTTGCCGGATGGTGGAAAACTGTTCAGCTTTACACTGACCAAACCGGAGCCAACATTTCTCGGGTTGTTCGAATCGGGTCGGAGAAGAATGACCGGTTTTACTCACATGGTAAATCTCTTACCCGGCTTTCTGTTCAATCGGTTATTAAATCGTTTATTACAGCAAGAACAAAACCACTTCCGATAAACCCTAAAAACGGGATTTACCTCTTGTTAACGGGTCCTGATGTTTATGTCCAGGATTTCTGTCAACAAGTTTGTGGTTTCCATTACTTTACCTTCCCTTCAATTGTAGGGTATACCTTACCCTACGCTTGGGTAGGTAACAGTGCTAAATTATGCCCGGGTGTATGTGCATACCCGTTTGCTGTACCCACATACATTCCCGGATTGAAACCCATGAAAGCTCCGAATGGAGACATTGGAGTTGAGGGGATGATTAGTGTTATTGCACATGAAATAGCCGAGTTAGCAACCAACCCGCTTGTGAATGCTTGGTATGCGGGTCCTGACCCGATTGCACCAGTTGAGATTGCGGATCTTTGTGAAGGTATTTATGGTACTGGTGGAGGTGGGTCATATACAGGGCAATTATCGGAAGGTCACGATGGTGCCACGTTTAATATGAATGGGATCCGACGGCGGTTCTTGGTTCAGTGGGTTTGGAACCATGTAGTGAATTATTGTACTGGACCAAATGCTCTTGACCAGTAG